tgatccatatagaaaagctgtaacaacatccatgagacgcatctctagatttttatcagctgctagactcatcaggaatctaaacgtgattgcatccataactggagaatacgtttcttcataatcgattccaggtctttgagaaaaaccttgagccactagacgagctttgtatctcgtaacttcatttttctcatttcgttttcgaacgaaaacccatttgtacccaactggtctcacatctgcaggtgtgagcacaatagatccaaatacttctcgtttattaagcgaatcaagttcagcttgtattgcattttttcattgttcccaatcatgtctcttttgacattcatagacagattttggttctggatcatcgatttcttcatttatttcactcgacacaatatatgagaaagcatcatcaagatcattttgttcatttctattccatatctttttattatggatgtagttGATAGAAATTTCATGATTACTTTCTGACTCATGATGCTCAACTTTCTCAGTATCCTCATTATTTGTTTCTTCCAAAATACTTTCTGCTATTTTATATGTGTCATTTACCTTGACATCCTtttgttttctaggatttttattcttagaacCAGCAGGTCTGCCACGCTGCAGGCGTGTTTTAGACTCTCGCGTATCGTCCGCCTTTCCTTGctcatttgatattttgatacaAGCAGGAGCATTCAcggctggtatatgagatttagttaccgtcttggtatcagcaaatgcatcaggtagctgattagctatactctgtaaatgcatgattcgtcgaacttctagttcagactctttagtaggaggatcaagatatagtaatgaaggtacactccatttgatatcattttctacatttttgttttctccccctagaactgggaatactttctcatcaaaatgacaatcggcGAAACGAGccgtaaagacgtcaccagtctgtggttatAGATATCgtataattgatggagaatcacaaccgatatatatttccaatcttctttgtggtcccatctttgtacgttgtggtggtgctactggcacatataccgcacaactaaagattctaaagtgggaaatgtttggttctcgaccaaacgctaactgtagtggaGAATACTTATGgcatgcactcggtctgatccgaatgagtgcttctgcatgcaaaatggcatgtccccatacagaggttggaagttttgatctcatgatcaatggtcttgcaatcaattgcagacgcttaattaaagattcagccaaaccattttgcgtatgaacatgagcaaccgaatgttcaatttcaattcccattaccatacaatagtcattgaatgcttgggatgtgaattcaccatcgttgtctagtctaactcttttaatagtataatcatgaaactgtgctcgcaatttgattatctgagttaggaATCTCgaaaatgccacatttcgagatgataatagacaaacgtgtgaccatctactggatgcgtcaattaataccataaaatagtggaatggtccacaaggtggatgtataggtccacatatatcaccttgaatcctttcaaggaactttggtgattctttatcgattttggttggcgatgaccttacgatcaattttcctagagaacatgcaacacatgtcattttattcacttgagaaatctcctgggttttcagtgaatgaccatgtgaactttctatgattttacgcatcattgtagtgcctggatggccaaggcgatcatgccataatgtgaactcttctgggttccgttttactaaaagatttgattcgatctcatcgatataagtatgatgtagtcccgaaggaagttctggaaacttttctaatatgtgttttctgccacatttctcagaagttacatacatgtatttctttccatcctcagttgcagactgagtatcatatccgtgaagatatatgtctttaaaactcaacaaattccttttagaacttggagaatataaagcgttatttatggaaaattttgttccattcggcaaagtaaagtttgctttaccagttccttcaatcacgtctgcaggacctgatattgtattgacgacaattcttgtcggttttatataagagaaatatctcttttgtctcagaatagtgtgcgttgttccactatctggtatgcatatttcacgaatccgtttcttggattttgctccattagcATTATGATCCATTTttgaaattgtcataaatataaaaggaaacataaaattcattcatataaggaaaaaacacaataattatacattaaggtgacgttaaaaacatcattatttgtttaacaggaaatgaaataattatacatgacaatattgaaaactattcaatagtCTTATTATAAGCATTTCGGctctcttcaggagtaatctagtccagctcattaaCGAAGTCGGAGGCATCGAGGTACGATGTCCCCTCAAAGTTTTCAGTGAGGTTCACTTCTTTAGCTTTGCCTTTcgtggactcttgatataacttacagagatgtgaaggagtacgacaggtacgggaccaatgtcctttacagcCACATCTGTAACACACTGTCTCACGCTTCTGGGTGGTATCCTCTTGAGTTTCTTTACCCTTGGAAACTTGCCCGGGTCTAACCCACTTGTTAGATCCCCTCCATTTGGGATTGTAAgtttttccacgtttgttgttgaaacggcGGCCATGACCTCGATTGGCCTGGTTTCTCCTTTCCGAATTTTCTatcgccgtagcattcacttcagggaatgctttggctcccgtaggtcgggaattgtggtttttgatcaagagctcattgttcttttcagctaacatgagcgcaaccatcaattcagaaaatctcgtgtacccgcattttctgtaaatttcgggcaagaagtgaagctgtttgtggaaagtgatatatgttttattcatcatttctgCCTCAGAGACAGGATTACCACAATACTTCAGGAGTGCAACTATCCGCAGGACAGCGGAATTGTAATCCTCAACCTTCTGAAAAtcttggaacctcagatttttccactcttctagaGCGTGAGGAAGGTTGATTTGTCTCTGGTTATCGAacctttcttttaaagtttGCCACAGTTCAGCTGGGTCCTCGACGTTTGCATAGTCGTGCGTTAGATtttcatctaaatgcttcttcaggaagattatcgcttcggctatatgctcgggtggtgatttgttaccgattacaattgtttcggttatctttttcaTCACCAGATATGGTTTCACGTTTGTGACCCATCCGGCGTAATTTTCGCCAGTTATTTTTAAtgccgggaactggagtttctcgatttttgccattttgaatttctaaaagcacataaataaaaattattagaatattatttaaaatgaaccgtttacattaatcatgcaagcaattacaaggagaagcgatgtaaagaaaattaaaccgatattcatcttaaattcactcggagtaaattctccaacgaataaaccataaatagaaacacaaataaaaatggcacataaaaacaaaagtgcgcgaatcatctttttTGAAAtggaaaaatcggaggagagcgatttgaaatttttgagagaagatgaaatgttttggatgatgaaatggagtgaaaatgagttgtatttatagatgaaaatcatTGTTCATGATCGTTGGAGAAatgggaaatttttgaaaatttttctttGTGACTGTTGGGGTTAAATGGAGTGCACaaaaaattagtctgaaaatatcgtattaaacggtcaatcaaatctataaaatttcataaatgtaaaaaattatgacaatgaaatatttatgttatgacaacaaatcatgcgacggctcggccgaccaataaataataaacaggatataaggcggctcggccgaccaataaataataaacagaatataaggcggctcggccgaccaataataaattaaattacttgtaaataatataggcggtattctggccattataacatgatataaataatagtagaggcggtataccgaccattataacagggtataaattatacaaataaattttaccgaatcgcagagtgatcgtgctgataacgtgttataaaaggaAATGGAATTTTATGGAATCGCATGAATTTAAATAAAGCAAAATCTTATACCCGTaggagaagataacactgataaaGAGAGAAAATTTCTTATTAGAAGTAAGAAGAGAAGTTGAGGTGTGTTTTATAAACGATCGAAATCGATCGTTGAAGTAggatttactgtgcaaatagtacAGCAGACCCACgtctttttatatattcaacAAAGGTGGCTGCTTTTCGTAACATAAATGTATTAAAATCTCATCAAATCTTTTAAACTACTGCAAAATTTCTTATTTATGAATTCTGtcaaattctattaaaattcTGGATCGTATACCAATGATGTTCATCGAGTTAGGCCCATATCATTCATTTGGACACAATTGTCTGGAGAATTATTAGGCTGACCTTTGCTATTGGGCTTAAAGCAAGTGCTGATCACAAACTTGAAGAGGTTAGTTAATACACACGTGACTTCTATTTCATTGCCTTCATCCAACTTTAGAGTTTTCACAGTGTCTGGTTTTCGACCCATAGTTTTTTAGCAGAAACCTGAGACTCAAATTAACCCATGTTCGATAATACTTATGGCAGATTGACATATATTTACAAGTATTGGTTAATATAGCTAATACAGAGACCTTGATAATTTTTGTCATATATTAATATTGCAAATATTATACGGAAACTTTAATTTTGACAAATCCTATTATACCGTCTATGACATGGACCTGATAAGCACATAACATgcttccacaaaaaaaaaaaatcaatatttggTCTAAATAAGCCTTGATTTAATTCTATAATTTATAACAACTATATTTTCTGATTTccattgaaaaagtaaaatgaaataaaaccgACCATGCCCACCTTGCCTTCTCATGAAAACCACCTGTACCAACAGATTCGGCACGACATAAATAAAATACCATTaaccaaattttatattaaataaaaaatattaaaataataggaATGTTGACCCAAACCTTATCCAACACCGCACGTCAAAGCAGTATAAATACCTAATGTGGTTGAACTATCTACCAGTACAGAACCAGAGGTAACCAACCAAACGTGAGAGAAGAAATAACAGAAAGCGAGAGGGAGTGACATTGATCGGTTCAATGGCGGACATAGCTATTTTAGTGGCGGAGGAGTACGAGCGGAGGGTGAGACAGACGGCTGATTCTAGGTCGGCGTCGTTGGAATTTGATTGGTGGAAAAATGTTCCGGCGAAGATGACAATAGGAGTCAACGAGGAGAAGATAGAGAGTTTTATGAAGAAGTTTGATTCTAAATCTCAGTTTGCTCTCGCCATCTCCCATGGCTTCTTCTCTGCTTGATACACACTTTGTTCATAATCTAATTTCGTTTCATAATCTATCtgctttgttgtttttttcttatgattTGGGAGTTTATGTAAAAAAAGTGAATATCTGAATTAATCAAATGGATATCTCTTTGACATTGTCTTTTCCGTCACTGAAAgtgaaagataaaataaatatcaggGACCTACGTGGCAAACAATTATAAAACTGTATCATCCTTTTGCTGTGCTCAGAAACTTCGGCGTCA
The window above is part of the Brassica napus cultivar Da-Ae chromosome C3, Da-Ae, whole genome shotgun sequence genome. Proteins encoded here:
- the BNAC03G49100D gene encoding uncharacterized protein BNAC03G49100D; its protein translation is MADIAILVAEEYERRVRQTADSRSASLEFDWWKNVPAKMTIGVNEEKIESFMKKFDSKSQFALAISHGFFSA